The genomic window atttcaccctcTCTGTTAAAGAACTCGTCTTCTTCATTTCAATTTGTGtctagaagagctactatcctcttcttttcgtctctctccctctgtgtggtctttttttttcttctgtccaATTGTTCTTGAGTTCGTAAGAGTGgacaagtactgtagtgctaacagtgcttgcaccgggtagttttatcctggatacgacttgaccacaaggtataggcatcactcattcttgaggcgtaacAGTCAACTATCGTgctaaggacagcgtgttgaacacgtgactctatCCTCTGTTTGTTAtcaattgagtgtttatttactttttggaaatttatttctaacatcttcaCATCTTCTTTTAGTGTTTTATTGTTATAGTTGCAACATAAACCATTCCCTGACAGCTTGTAGGAGGATTGGGAAAACCCATTAGGTGGTTTAGCATTTTTGTTTTGCAAAAATATATTTCATCTGCAATTCTGTGTGCACATTTCTTGAATGACCCATTCATCTAATTGTGGTAGAGGCCGATAAAGTCATGAAAGCCATTCTGAGTGCCTTCACGTTTAACCTCATAGAAAATTCTGCACCAACTGCAAGACAAACATTTTTTATGGCTTTTAACTTATTCAAACGTCAGAAGTTTGAAAAGAAGTTGGTACTTGTACAACAATTCAAACATACTAGTATATAGTATATACCGTGCCGAAGATGAGACGTCTTTCTATCCTGACCCCCAAGTAATGCAGTACTTTTTTCCATATAAGACAAACATTGGTGATCCTTCGCATCACAACCAAAATTGTTAACAGGAGTGCCGATTTATTAAGGATACCAAACTGCATATAAGACAAAACAACTTATATTTTTGAAATGGTATGCTCCAAATAAAATGGTACCCCCgttagagcgactgcaatggtacgactaaactcaaagatcaaagaccaaaaaaaaagactaaatatgagtttaatctgtattgtgacgttacggggagaagaccaaatttggtcgcgcgtaaaacaattttacgcatgaagacgggcggaagtattagttacgtttcatttctgcgcggaattataaattacgtttcaaacgggcgtaaatataaatcacgtttgttatcgagcgtaaatataaattacgtttggtaaggggcggaatcttaaattccgcccgttcatcagacggattccaaatgaccgctcgaagaaacgtaaaactaaattccgcccgagttaaacacggtcacacagcacgtgtgagatcagacgggcgaACATCTGGTATCCGCGTGATGGATTGTACGGACGGACATCttctgtccgcgtgatgaatttgtcaggcgtaaaatattattacgcctgagacgggcgtaaACAAAATTTCCGCCCAGTAGGTTTtcattagggtttagggttatgGCGTACTCTTCCTGTCCGTCTGATCAAATCGGTGTGCAGACATATACCCGTTATTTTCGTCTTAATTTTTCCGAAACTCATATATGTTTTTTATCCTCACCGagtctttattttttcttgaataaAACCAGTGAGAGAGAAAAACTCAAGAGAAGAAGAGACAGACACAGAGAGAGAAGCAAGAGATACAATTTTTCATTGCTACTTGCAATGAAATCATCATCTGCCTAATCTCTCTATTAAAAATCAATCATCTTCTTTTATGTTTGAAGATTTGGGTCTCTCGTCGTCGTCTGGAttgaaaaaaatttgaaatcttgagatttaaggaaaaaaaatctaggTTAGAAATCATAATAACCCCTTTGTTTTGATTTGTGAACGATAAATAATCATCTGTTTTGATATTTATTCTCGATATAACCTAATCTGGGTTatttcttaattttcttttttcgatgataaaatttgaattttgaatccaGTCTTGatgaatctgattttttttttcttagataaGAAAAATGCCGAGATCGGATGAGAACAGTGTTCctggtgtccgccccagacaggcggaattttggtgtccgcctggcaacgtgcggaattcttctgtccgtctcatcaggcgtaaatttatgttacgcccgcaacaaacgtaaatttaaattccgccccaccaacatacgtaaatttggtttacgcccgttaacaagcgtaaatttatgttacgcccagcatcaaacgtactttaagtttacgcccgactatatcagaatttgggatttggtcgcgaccatatttggtctggaatttgatctttggtccaaatttgatctttactccgtcccactgtgttaggatctcatcccataaatttggttatactcgcccactgtggatgctcttagcgaccatactttcttttataGATTTGACTTTGTATCATGTATGCCTCTAAATAAGCTGCTAATAAATGATACCATCTTTTGCGTCTCTACAGCCTACCATACCTACCTACTCTGTTTGTCGTGCAAGACCACGGAAGAGGATTCAGATTCGGATTCCTAACCAAGGTCAGGTTTCATCGATTGACTGGACTTTTCTTCACCCTACTACTTCATGGCTTTATGCTAAATTGGCTGGGGAATTTTTAAGGCTGCTAATGGGAGTAGCATTTTTCTTGGGGGTATACCAACCCAAAGGCAGATGCTTTTTTGTCCTCTATGTTTATTGGTATACCCCCAAACAAAACGGTACCCCATTAACAGTCTTGGGAATTCTGGTTTCGGTGTGCCAACCTTAATTGGCTACTTGACCAAGGAAGTCATTATTAGGTTTCGACTTTGGGTAAGAACTTGGCTAACTTATTTTCCAAAACTAGAAGCTTTTATCATGGTAACAATATGTAAGTAAGTAACAATCTCTAGATACAATTAGGGCTGCACACTAACCGCACCGTAACCGCAAACCGAAATGTAACCGCAACAACCGAACCGTAACCGCACCGAACCGttaatccaacggtcggtcaCGGTTTTCATTTTACTAACCGTTAGATCTACGGTTCGGTCAACGGTTTTACCCATAACCGCACACTAACCGCACCGAAAAATCGAAAATCTATAACCATCGATTTTATAACCATTTTAATCCTAGCCCTACATTCATTGCATATAATCAACTAACCCTAAAATCAACACTAGCTCACATTTCCAActctcttatcttcttcttatcttcttacaGAGAACTTCGAccttttctcttttatttttttctttcacctCCTTCTTTTATTACAGAGAACACTCGATCTCCGCCACAATCACCAACTCCTCTCCTTCTTCTTATTTGattacttctttttcttcttcttgttcccaACCATCTGCAGCAACACCAGCGCCTGCACCACCACCTGCAACATCATCAGCGTCACCGCCTGCTACACCACCAGCACCACCGACTTTTGATTGGGCAAATTAGAGATTGATTGTTTGAAGATTATAATTTTAGGGTTCatagaaaattgattttcttCTGTGTTAGGTTTCCCTGAGGAGATGATATTGATCTCCTCTGTGTTGatttaaggtttttaagaaaattgtatttttatttttaattttacattattttctaATTAGATCTGTATGTTGGGTTGTTTGAGGAATTAAAAATTGAGATGTAAAACGGATTGACGAATCTCTGTTCAATTTGTTTGAGAAAGTTAGATGTAAAAATTCCTATCAATTTTAACTCTAACAAAAACCGATCAAAAACCGTAACCGACCGACTCAACATGGATCGGTTTTATAACCGAACCGATTGTAACTCGGTTCGGTGACAGTTTGAGAAACAACAACCGTGATATAAGCGGTTAGGTCAACGGTTTTGACCATAACCGCACCGAAACGCACCGTGTGCAGCCTTAAGATACAATAAAGCAAATCGGATACACCTCTTGATTGTGGCCgcccaagaaggtttattggctTTATTAGCTGAATTACTCCatacctaacattgacaaataccACAAACACAAAATGAAAAAGACAGAACAAACAGGAAATATGATGCTGATGTTGTATGaacattttttttgtattccattatTTAAATTGTTTGTCTGTTATTGATTTCTATTAGAGTATTTTTATCATGATACCAACATGTTATTAAAGAGCAACGAAATCTCAAAGTTTGACCAGTGTTTGTATTTCACAGACGGAAAAGAAAAGAATCAAGATCATTCATATCCTTTACAAATCTGTAGTTATAGatatcacaacaacaacaacaggacTATAGAAAAGAAACAGAAACAGCTAAACAAATAGTCACTGTATCTCTGAAGTCCAAGTTAACCTCAACCTAACAAGATTAGCGTCATTCCAGTATCAAAGTTGTgcagaaacaagatcaatttgCTGGCAAATCATTAAACactatgaaaaaaataaaaatagaatgagAAATGGGCAGAAAAGTTATTATAGTATTCAAATGAGAATAGGGTACTAAGTTTTGGAATTTATAACAAGATTGTGCTTTTAGTTTAAAGAATCAAAATGACAAAATCTAATGAAACAAAGATTCAAGTGTAAATTTATCATCATCCACGACgaatatatttattattattattatgtataTATAGAAGTTGCATTTTTATACAGAGAACGGCACTTTTATCCCCCATTATAAATAAATAGAACTAACAGAAGAAAAGAACTGTCAGACCGACCTATCAAAGATCCTTTCCtttgatcatcatcttcttcttttccatagACATTTTCTTTTCAATCTCTCTGGCTGAACTCGActcttcttcttgatcttcacTTACTACTACTGGAACCACAAGTCTTCGCTTACGCATATGCATTTTCACATAAAAATTCATATACAGTAACAAAAGCGCAGCATTGAGAACAGAATTGAAAACCCAAGCTCCAATTCCATTACACCCTCCTTTAACAAAATGCAAGAAAAGTACAGCCACATGACAAACTAAATTACACCCCAACAACACAACTTGGCAGTTCTCAACAAATGGAAAACAAGCACTTCGTAACCCAATCTCAGTCCAAAATCTATATCCATACACCACCGAATAAATCAAACTAGTACACAAAATCGCAACAACTTGAAATGATTGCGAAAACTCTAACCATAGAAAGGACATACAAATCAGAATAGATTGATTAAACAACCGGAAAAACGTCAATTTACGATGCCTTAAGATCGCGAAAAATGttctaagaagatgaagaaatcttGATAGATAAAATAcatatgaccaaaagaaaactctGCCAGTAGGTCTAGTACCTAATGGAAAACATAAGAACCATTGAAATGGGGTTTTAGATTTTCTCCAGAACCAACGTGTATCACGGATCTCAGCTGCAGATGAGAACAAAATACCTATAAAAATTGTAATTGAGATTAAAGCCATGCCTAATGAATGTATAGCAGGAATAGGGCCAAGTGGAATCGGTTTACGACATCGGAAAACTGCTAAAATCAAACGAATCAAAACTGATAAAGCTATATAACCAGCAATTGATGTGAATAGAAAAGACCAAGTCGAACCCCAATTTTGACTATGATTCCATCTAAATCCAATTATTGATGGATGTTCTGATAAacaatacgataagctctgaatcATCGGTTCCATCATTTTGAAAACCGATGATTTGGGGTTTCTCCTTGGTGAGCTACAACCAATTCAATGGCGTGAAAGTTTCCCCCAAAAATCAAAGAGTTGAAAATTGGGTTTAAAAGTtgctattgttttttttttcttctttttctgtaAAAATAATTTGTTTCGTGTGAGTTTTGAGAAATGTTCCGAAGGAGAAGGAGAACTTACAGAGAGCTTAGCAAATAAGAGGTGTATGTTAAAATTTTAGTGGATGAAGATTATGCGATTGGTTTATAATTGCCAGGAAAAGAAgggaaaattaagaaaatatcttGTCAACGAAGAAAgaaattttgctacatttatagTCCATTCATTTGACCATGTTTACACTTTTAATGTGTTCTACACAGGGGTTTCAGagctaattttttttatatattttgggtaaTCGGGTCTGTGGTGGTTTCTTTGTCAGGGAAGTGAGGCTCAATTCTCACGTCGCtctacacttttttttttctttttttttggcagggacggcagtgtgatagtaacgtctctctagttggttaggggatatcCTATAAAAggtgtaaattaactagattatCCTCccaattttttaacctaaatcaaaactaaattgaaaatttgttttctttcttcttctcttatcctcctcccatcaaccgtaacctccactaaaactcaaaatttcatcatcttcgattaatcgacgattcgaaaattaatcaagtatagtgtaatgacttatatgaggtatgttttgaaaacccagttacgatttggtttattttgttcgatttaagtttaatttctatcaaaaattagggttttagatgaaaattgaaattgaaatttctgggttatgtgagttacggttgattttaactcaattacgaaccgtaactggatattttgatgttgttacgattggtaatagttcaattaccaaccgtatgtttatatctgagaattttctccagttacggttggttatgagcatTTGGTTACCTTCTCCagttacggttggttatgagcatttggttaccaaccgtaactgagttacggttggtatcgagcatttagttaccaatcgtaactggttttacgattgggttttcttcaaatttaaccagttacggttggtagttcatcttttacgaaccgtaacttcgatttacgattggttatgagcaaaattccaaccgtaattagttctgaaaatgtaaaaaaaaaatgaattttttacgtattttagataattttgagcaacaaaaagctagttgggactaatttagaagtatacccgatcattttcaggtcctggttcttcattttgttggttaatttctccaattgattgagattgaccttctcctctaattttttttttttaactctaaaaatctgattttggttttgattttgagttaatataagtgaaattaatcatcaacactaaacttgattatcatcattaaactaggttatcaattatgaggattAATTTGTAATTTCCATTATCTTTTTTATAAGGGAcgccttgaatgatcatgtaatgaccctttttgtcctattagaatgccaCCCCTATAACAGGTTACATAAATAAACCAGGTTCAACCCTGGAGATACATTCCATAGTTCGTTACAATTTTATCTTGTAGAAGGTTTACCAAAAAAGTGTTAATGAGTGGATCTTTCCACTGCGACCTGAGTTTATCttgacaacaaaaaaaaaaaccatctttcTTACCATGAAATTTTCAGTCTCGGGAACCAGACCAAGTTCCTTGAGCTTCCTAACACATAATTTAAAGTTTTTGTTTCTACATGTATGcagcttttcattttttttcttcgctTCTCCTAGTTGAATCTTAACTGCTTCAAGAACTTCCTATTGTCTCCTTCAACTTCGACCTAAGGATGGTATTATGAACCTCGTACGATATATGTATTCATAAAACTATATtgaaagaatcctattattggggctgtaGGGGGCTAGGATTTTGGGAACTTAAATTATTAATTAGAACCAAAACTTTATAGGGGGAGATCAGATTtatgtaaaagttcaaaaatacccTCAATCATTTTCACTTATTACCCTTCTACCTTTCCATTAACTAATTAACctaacaataataaaaaaaactgaaaaatcattaaagaaaaaaaactgaaaatcattaaaagaaaaaaaaaaccgtcCCTCCCTCTCTCTtctatttcttcctcttcttcttcccacACTCTCCTCTTTctgttttccttcttcttctacttcttccatTTTTCGTTTGAAACGATTAATCgtcgtttcaaaaaaaaaattgtcgtcGATTAAATTCATTGTATAAAACCATGAAACCTAAGGAAAATCTAGGTCAATCTTCGTCGAATCCACCTCCTTCTGAAGTAGAGAAACcaacttcatcaaatgaagatgaaactgaatatcaagaagaagtgaatgaaggAGATGCACCAGCCGCCGAGACTCCTGATATGACATCAATAAGGTATGAATTGAAAAACCCACTTTTATTTAAACATTTTATTGATTATTCAGTTGGTTTCTAAAATTTTAGGtctaaaaaacagtttctgacaATGCTTACGGCTGGGGGGAGTTCTTGTATTCCCAGCCGTAAATAGGCCTCACAGTTGGGATCTATTTCTTTCCCAGCCGTGTATATGTCTTACGGTTGGGATATCTAAGAACTCCCATCCGTTTGTAAGCTTTACGGTTGGGATTTAAGAGAACTCCCAGCCGTAGAATAGTCGATGCGTACGAGATTGAGAATCCTATCTGCAACAAGTTGTATGCGGCTAGGTTATTCCTAGCCGTATATTCTCcttgttcaattttttttcagTGGTAGTATTTACGTCTCAGTCTTTCTACCGTAATTTTGTTTCCTAACCGTAATAGTTAGCTTCCTAGACGATTTTATATTACGTCTTGGTTTTTCCTAACCGTATGTGTTACTATGCTGAATATTAAACCAGCTGTATTTTCACGTATAGGTTTTCCTATCTGGTAATAGGAGTAACCAAGCCGCAAATTATGTTCGTTATTTGTTTTACGTCTAGGTCGACTACTAAATTTCCCATCTGTAATTGTATTTGTGTCTGGGACTATCCATTTTTCCTAGCCGTTTTCAGTGTCACGGCTTGGTTATGTCAAAATTTCCCAGCCGTTTTTACTTATCTACTTTTGGTTTTTGGCCTTATTTGTCTTTGAACAGAGCAAaataaaagaagaataaaagatcACAATAAGTAACACCTCATAGTGACCCGACTCCGCAACCTCGTCACACAAAACCATTAGGTGCAAATGCAAGGAATGCAAGTGGAGTTGTGATTGGTGGATAAAATGAAGGTGGAGGAGATGGAGTTGGAGCTGTAACTGCTTTAGGTAGTCAAGTTGTAGTTTCCAcaggtggaggaagtgaagttggAGTTGGTGGAAGAAGTGAGGTTGGAGTGGCTGTTACTGGAGGAAGTGAAGTTGGAGTTGGTAAAGGAATTGAAGTTGGAGTTGTTGTTACTGGAGGAAgtgaaattggagttggagttgctGTTACTGGAGGAACTGAAATTGGAGTTGCTGGAGGAAGTGAAGGTGTACTTGTTGTTACCGGAGGAACTCAAGTTGGCACTTCTACTGGTGTTGCTATTGATTAAAGGTAAATCCGTAGTTGAGGAGGACAATAAGAagggaaagaagaagtatccaccaaaagaaaattaaagaCAAATCATTGATGTTATGGTGTTTTTACCTCCCAAGAAGAATGGGAGACCTTGGTGTGAGCCAAAGGATAGATCCGTCTTTTTTTGTTACCAGTCATCATGGGCTGCTAGGGTCTTGCcacaaaggtaataaatcaagtttaatattttcattttattatggatATTTAATAGTAATAACTTTATATTCTTTGTAGTTTCCTAATAAAGCGGTCCCCAAACTAAAGCACCAACAAGGAAGGTTTTGGTCGTTGGATCAAGAGCATCCAAATGTGGTAGCTTTGGTAAAAGCTTCGGGGTTATGGTCTGGAATCGAGGATTTGTAGAAGACATATGATGTTGTGACTAGTTTGTGGTTTTAAAGAAAGATTTGGCCTGAAACCATGACTTTTCTACTCCCGTTCGGCGAGATGACTATGACTCTGGATGATGCAAAACAAATCACTGGTCTTGCTTTGGAAGGAAAGGCCATGTTTGAGGGTTTAAAAAATTCTATTCCTTTTGATCAGCTTTGTGTCTTGGTGAAAGACTGTCTTGGGTGGGGCAAAGATGAAacggaagaagagtttgagatagaGGATGAAGCCGCGCCAAGAGCTAAAAGGGAATTTAGTCAACCGGGTGAACTTAGTGAAACAGTTAATATGGCAAGGAACATTAATTTGGTTCATCTAAGGGAGAAGTTTGGAGATTCTGACCGCAAGACTGCTAGTGGAGAGGTGGTGATGGACGCAGAAAGAGCTAGACATACGGCTATAGCTTACTTGTTGCACGCTCTTGGAACCGTCCTTTTCcccgatttctcaggaaataaggtaaatgcttgtTATTTGTAGTGGTTGAAGACTCTCACTCTCGATCCGGAAACAAACGAGGTGCCTAGGTACTCATGGGGCACATCCCTCCTTTCTAATGTGATGGAAAATCCTTGCAAAGCTTCTAGGTGGAACGTAACACAAATTACGGGATGTGTTGCTCTTATCCaggtatatttttgttttaatataacaaatgtttatttattttacttttatatattggtTTGTGGGTAATATATCAtttataattcttttttttttccgtaCTCATGGCCTTACGACCATTTTAAATGCTTGAGGCC from Papaver somniferum cultivar HN1 unplaced genomic scaffold, ASM357369v1 unplaced-scaffold_118, whole genome shotgun sequence includes these protein-coding regions:
- the LOC113330341 gene encoding elongation of fatty acids protein 3-like, translated to MMEPMIQSLSYCLSEHPSIIGFRWNHSQNWGSTWSFLFTSIAGYIALSVLIRLILAVFRCRKPIPLGPIPAIHSLGMALISITIFIGILFSSAAEIRDTRWFWRKSKTPFQWFLCFPLGTRPTGRVFFWSYVFYLSRFLHLLRTFFAILRHRKLTFFRLFNQSILICMSFLWLEFSQSFQVVAILCTSLIYSVVYGYRFWTEIGLRSACFPFVENCQVVLLGCNLVCHVAVLFLHFVKGGCNGIGAWVFNSVLNAALLLLYMNFYVKMHMRKRRLVVPVVVSEDQEEESSSAREIEKKMSMEKKKMMIKGKDL
- the LOC113330466 gene encoding uncharacterized protein LOC113330466; the protein is MLNIKPAVFSRGGDGVGAVTALGSQVVVSTGGGSEVGVGGRSEVGVAVTGGSEVGVGKGIEVGVVVTGGSEIGVGVAVTGGTEIGVAGGSEGVLVVTGGTQVGTSTGVAID